The Triticum dicoccoides isolate Atlit2015 ecotype Zavitan chromosome 6A, WEW_v2.0, whole genome shotgun sequence genome has a window encoding:
- the LOC119316416 gene encoding transcription initiation factor TFIID subunit 12b-like, with the protein MADPPSLASPASQQPDQLAASDSIPPNSNPQIPLPPIVSSVQVNPASAVTGGRSTDLPPQLQAPSRAQAAEGAGGFGAIHRSGQAPLAPAVGQPPRYATAGTTYATQMTFPGGGGQLRQQPGLRAAMFGQGQPRMLQGQGNAASAAQYELQFQPTMMAQPGQRGVVQGVQFNTPTAQAQSMGASLMNQMRPNGITTPYGAQTQQRSAYHAQMRPQQQPGSSQNGPVVQMLPTHQMQSAMASPASPHQRQQEQMMQLIQQLQQRGLNRQQIAQALQRLPHLNAQHLNQQQRQQQQASPRMPASSAGKPANMAGSQPATPSSGGTAAGANAPHQGGGNCSQLLGKRKIHDLVAQVDPLCEVDPEVEDLILEIADDFINTAADFACRLAKHRKSSVVEAKDVLLHLQKNCHLSAPGFPQERM; encoded by the coding sequence ATGGCTGATCCGCCATCCCTAGCCTCCCCCGCATCGCAGCAGCCCGACCAGCTCGCCGCCTCTGATTCCATCCCGCCGAACTCCAACCCCCAAATCCCCCTGCCCCCCATCGTTTCCTCCGTGCAGGTCAACCCGGCGTCGGCTGTTACGGGAGGCAGATCCACGGACCTCCCGCCGCAGCTGCAGGCGCCTTCTCGCGCGCAGGCGGCTGAAGGCGCCGGAGGATTCGGTGCGATccaccgctcgggccaggcccccCTCGCCCCCGCCGTCGGCCAGCCTCCACGGTACGCGACAGCCGGCACGACATATGCCACGCAGATGACCTTCCCGGGCGGCGGGGGGCAGTTGCGCCAGCAGCCGGGGCTGCGCGCGGCCATGTTTGGGCAGGGGCAGCCGAGGATGCTTCAAGGGCAGGGCAACGCAGCCTCCGCGGCGCAGTACGAGCTCCAGTTCCAGCCAACGATGATGGCGCAGCCAGGGCAGAGGGGCGTGGTACAAGGCGTGCAATTCAACACTCCCACTGCACAAGCGCAGTCCATGGGTGCTTCCCTGATGAACCAGATGAGGCCTAATGGAATTACTACCCCATATGGTGCTCAAACTCAGCAACGTTCTGCCTATCATGCACAAATGAGGCCACAGCAGCAACCTGGATCATCACAAAATGGTCCTGTGGTGCAGATGTTACCAACGCATCAGATGCAATCGGCAATGGCCTCGCCTGCTTCTCCACATCAACGCCAGCAAGAACAAATGATGCAACTGATACAACAACTTCAGCAGAGAGGATTGAATCGCCAGCAGATTGCGCAGGCGCTACAGCGACTTCCCCATCTTAATGCCCAACATCTGAACCAGCAGCAACGGCAACAACAGCAAGCATCTCCAAGGATGCCAGCATCATCCGCAGGGAAGCCCGCAAACATGGCAGGATCGCAGCCGGCGACACCTTCCTCAGGCGGAACCGCGGCGGGTGCAAATGCGCCGCATCAAGGAGGGGGAAATTGCAGCCAACTTCTTGGGAAGAGAAAGATACATGATTTGGTGGCGCAGGTGGATCCACTCTGCGAGGTTGATCCAGAGGTGGAAGATTTGATTCTGGAGATTGCCGACGACTTCATTAACACAGCGGCTGATTTTGCGTGCAGGCTTGCAAAGCACAGGAAATCATCGGTTGTGGAAGCCAAGGATGTGCTACTGCACCTGCAGAAGAATTGTCACCTGTCCGCTCCTGGTTTCCCACAGGAGAGGATGTGA